Proteins encoded within one genomic window of Actinoplanes octamycinicus:
- a CDS encoding DUF6461 domain-containing protein: MDQDAVEYYRRMLDDVSYLREALCVTYATGLDSAALIRAFGGDPDATMSRRELGDLLSHHHYSEVPPAMLVAEIGRWQIALELNGYQGTRPEVLRGAAAGGEAVSVYWNVNANNALTYAVGGRTRFRFDLMSAADRSGPAAAELDALLAGLSFDVDWRAAGLAVAERITGLRLPADLPSWDLPGVILEEIPQDLVPEGADGRTAVQDPFLQQVIAAPTLDKMPAIAEFLARLIVQDAGLAGEPPVGEVMAALAIGQPPRPELRAVLTALRDRYFERSRATTGWDRADLFRQGHAVDAFVNVAFPGRHPLDRVDIGGYPFRDADRQLQARILCRCVSRAVADARTA, encoded by the coding sequence GTGGATCAGGACGCGGTGGAGTATTACCGGCGGATGCTCGACGACGTCTCGTACCTGCGGGAAGCGCTCTGCGTCACCTATGCCACCGGTCTTGACAGCGCAGCGCTGATCCGCGCGTTCGGCGGTGACCCGGATGCGACCATGTCGCGCCGCGAACTCGGCGATCTGCTGAGTCACCACCACTACTCCGAGGTCCCCCCGGCGATGCTGGTCGCCGAGATCGGCCGCTGGCAGATCGCCTTAGAGCTGAACGGCTACCAGGGCACCCGGCCCGAGGTCCTCCGAGGGGCGGCCGCCGGCGGCGAGGCGGTGAGCGTCTACTGGAACGTCAACGCGAACAACGCCCTGACCTATGCGGTCGGCGGCCGTACCCGATTTCGCTTCGACCTGATGAGCGCCGCGGACCGATCCGGCCCCGCTGCCGCCGAGCTGGACGCCCTGCTCGCGGGCTTGTCGTTCGATGTCGACTGGCGGGCGGCCGGCCTGGCCGTGGCCGAGCGCATCACCGGCCTACGTCTCCCGGCCGACCTCCCGAGCTGGGACCTGCCGGGCGTCATCCTCGAGGAGATACCCCAAGACCTCGTGCCGGAAGGCGCCGACGGCCGCACTGCGGTCCAGGACCCGTTCCTCCAGCAGGTCATCGCCGCGCCGACCCTCGACAAGATGCCGGCCATCGCTGAGTTCCTGGCTCGGCTGATCGTGCAGGACGCCGGCCTCGCCGGTGAGCCACCGGTCGGGGAGGTGATGGCGGCTCTGGCGATCGGCCAGCCGCCGCGTCCCGAACTGCGCGCCGTCCTGACCGCACTCCGAGACCGTTACTTCGAGCGGAGCCGGGCGACGACCGGCTGGGACAGGGCGGACCTCTTCCGGCAGGGGCACGCCGTCGACGCCTTCGTCAACGTGGCGTTTCCGGGCCGCCACCCGCTCGACCGCGTCGACATCGGCGGCTACCCGTTCCGGGACGCGGATCGGCAGCTGCAGGCCAGAATCCTGTGCCGGTGTGTGTCCCGCGCGGTGGCGGACGCGCGGACAGCCTGA
- a CDS encoding phosphotransferase, giving the protein MSEDVLPGGKTVGAVRIGDVVHKRASPWTPTVHALLRHLAEAGFDGAPRALGFDEQGRERLSYLPGEMIGERVPWPAWAFADGTLVQVGQWMRRLHDLTAEFRPPAGERWFAGGEMRPGMVIGHQDAAPYNAVMDGDRLAGFFDWDTAGPSPREVDLAFTALSWVPLYTPAAARHFGFDRPEDRSRRLHLLLDAYGYDGDRHAFGAVIVQRARRQAAVIRQMAEAGDPAGVGLLPVADNLERSATDVEALPDDFWQVRAARPDGGAAPAAADREPPRSPAG; this is encoded by the coding sequence GTGAGCGAAGACGTGCTACCGGGTGGGAAGACGGTCGGGGCGGTGCGGATCGGGGACGTCGTGCACAAGCGGGCGTCGCCGTGGACGCCGACCGTGCACGCGCTGCTGCGGCATCTGGCGGAGGCCGGGTTCGACGGGGCGCCGCGTGCGCTCGGCTTCGACGAGCAGGGGCGCGAGCGGCTCAGCTACCTGCCCGGCGAGATGATCGGCGAGCGGGTGCCGTGGCCGGCGTGGGCCTTCGCGGACGGGACGCTGGTGCAGGTCGGACAGTGGATGCGGCGGCTGCACGACCTGACCGCGGAGTTCCGGCCGCCGGCCGGGGAGCGGTGGTTCGCCGGTGGCGAGATGCGGCCCGGGATGGTCATCGGGCATCAGGACGCGGCGCCCTACAACGCGGTGATGGACGGGGACCGGCTGGCCGGGTTCTTCGACTGGGACACGGCGGGACCGTCGCCGCGCGAGGTGGATCTGGCGTTCACGGCGCTGTCCTGGGTGCCGCTCTACACGCCGGCGGCGGCCCGGCACTTCGGTTTCGACCGGCCGGAGGACCGGTCGCGGCGGTTGCATCTGCTGCTCGACGCCTACGGTTACGACGGTGACCGGCACGCGTTCGGCGCGGTGATCGTGCAGCGGGCCCGGCGGCAGGCCGCGGTCATCCGGCAGATGGCCGAGGCGGGCGATCCGGCCGGCGTGGGGCTGCTGCCGGTCGCGGACAATCTGGAGCGCTCCGCGACCGACGTCGAGGCGCTGCCGGACGACTTCTGGCAGGTCAGGGCAGCGCGTCCAGATGGTGGCGCAGCACCTGCCGCAGCGGACCGGGAGCCGCCCCGATCCCCTGCAGGCTGA
- a CDS encoding TetR/AcrR family transcriptional regulator: MPKVVDQRERRAAIADAVLAVVARGGLEAATLRTVADEAGLAIGSVRHYFDGHQELIIFAAQELDRRIGERVWAHAERILALLGTAGSRDERRRLSEELLAEWLPLDEQRQREAVLRHTFTMAARTRAELLPQARALRESMAAVVRKLVETARTNGGLAADLNVDLEAARLCALLDGLSLQGIGAAPGPLRQVLRHHLDALP, translated from the coding sequence ATGCCCAAAGTGGTGGATCAGCGGGAACGCCGGGCGGCGATCGCGGACGCCGTGCTGGCCGTGGTCGCCCGCGGCGGACTGGAGGCGGCGACGCTGCGCACCGTGGCCGACGAGGCCGGCCTGGCGATCGGCTCGGTGCGGCACTACTTCGACGGGCACCAGGAGCTGATCATCTTCGCCGCGCAGGAGCTGGACCGGCGGATCGGGGAGCGGGTCTGGGCGCACGCCGAGCGGATCCTGGCACTGCTCGGCACGGCCGGCAGCCGCGACGAGCGGCGGCGGCTCAGCGAGGAACTGCTCGCCGAGTGGCTGCCGCTGGACGAGCAGCGGCAGCGCGAGGCGGTGCTCCGGCACACCTTCACGATGGCGGCGCGGACCAGGGCCGAGCTGCTGCCCCAGGCGCGGGCGCTGCGGGAGTCGATGGCCGCGGTCGTACGCAAGCTGGTGGAAACCGCCCGGACCAACGGCGGTCTCGCCGCGGACCTCAATGTCGATCTCGAAGCGGCCCGGCTCTGTGCCCTCCTGGACGGGCTCAGCCTGCAGGGGATCGGGGCGGCTCCCGGTCCGCTGCGGCAGGTGCTGCGCCACCATCTGGACGCGCTGCCCTGA
- a CDS encoding DUF1453 domain-containing protein: protein MNGWVLGGIIVVAVAAVVLRRLIGEPVNPRDLWVPPVVLTGIGLWILVRTSGLRPADYAWLVAGCVLGTALGYWRGRAVVVFEKGGALWQRYDGRTFAVVIGSLLVMAGFGLVAARLGMRPEARPVQLGIGLSFLGEALAVTRRGRRAGRLTDRSPAPR from the coding sequence ATGAACGGGTGGGTGCTGGGCGGGATCATCGTGGTGGCGGTCGCCGCCGTGGTGCTCCGGCGGCTGATCGGCGAGCCGGTCAACCCGCGCGACCTGTGGGTGCCGCCGGTCGTGCTGACCGGCATCGGCCTGTGGATCCTGGTCCGCACCAGCGGCCTGCGTCCGGCCGACTACGCGTGGCTGGTCGCCGGGTGCGTGCTCGGGACCGCCCTGGGCTACTGGCGCGGCCGGGCTGTCGTGGTGTTCGAGAAGGGCGGGGCGTTGTGGCAGCGCTACGACGGCAGGACGTTCGCCGTGGTCATCGGGTCACTGCTGGTCATGGCCGGATTCGGCCTGGTCGCTGCCCGGCTGGGGATGCGGCCCGAGGCCCGGCCGGTGCAGCTCGGGATCGGGCTGAGCTTCCTGGGCGAGGCCCTCGCCGTGACCCGGCGCGGCCGCCGCGCCGGGCGGCTCACCGATCGATCGCCGGCTCCTCGATGA
- a CDS encoding suppressor of fused domain protein, with the protein MDHELTPAARALLEHLGNLFPGSDVTVLAPAPGPIWTTVPDLHILSLRPPEGGRLYATAGLWDATQRDGHGLEFVLHAPAADDEVHVETLTMVAYYHAGGGDYELGHGHTVPIGRPWLPGSACDHLLVSLPYPWGPELEECALPAGHARVLWLLPITEAEKRHRHTHDLEDLEQRLEDAAIRPTDPLRASVIEEPAIDR; encoded by the coding sequence GTGGATCACGAGCTGACCCCGGCCGCGCGGGCCCTGCTGGAACACCTCGGCAACCTCTTCCCCGGCAGCGACGTCACCGTCCTCGCGCCGGCCCCGGGACCGATCTGGACCACCGTGCCGGACCTGCACATCCTCAGCCTGCGCCCGCCGGAGGGCGGCCGCCTCTACGCCACCGCCGGACTGTGGGACGCCACCCAGCGGGACGGGCACGGCCTGGAGTTCGTGCTGCACGCCCCGGCGGCCGACGACGAGGTGCACGTCGAGACGCTGACCATGGTCGCCTACTACCACGCGGGCGGCGGTGACTACGAGCTCGGCCACGGCCACACCGTGCCGATCGGCCGGCCCTGGCTGCCCGGCTCCGCGTGCGACCACCTGCTGGTCAGCCTGCCCTACCCGTGGGGGCCGGAGCTGGAGGAGTGCGCCCTCCCGGCCGGCCACGCCCGGGTGCTGTGGCTGCTGCCGATCACCGAGGCGGAGAAACGTCACCGGCACACCCACGACCTGGAGGACCTGGAACAGCGCCTGGAGGACGCCGCCATCCGCCCCACCGATCCGCTGCGGGCGTCGGTCATCGAGGAGCCGGCGATCGATCGGTGA
- a CDS encoding adenosine deaminase has protein sequence MAPDLTHFIAGLPKVELHVHHVGSATPETVAGLAARYAGSTAVPADPALLADYFTFTDFPHFIEVYLSVVDLVRDAEDVATLTYDIGAGLAAQAVRYAEVTLSPYSSIKRGIPAEAYCEAVEDARRRAARDHGIELRWCFDIPGPPWPESADMTLEVALKQRPEGLISFGLGGPEAGVSRAQFAEHFAAARAAGLHSVPHAGESTGPQAIWEAVRHLGAERIGHGIAAARDPELMDHLREHDIALEVCPTSNVCTRSVPSLAEHPLPALVAAGVPVTVNSDDPPMFSTTLNREYQVAADLLDLDEQGLAELARQAVRYSFLDAAGKAAVLAEIDSYAAGR, from the coding sequence ATGGCACCAGATCTGACCCACTTCATCGCCGGCCTGCCCAAGGTGGAGCTGCACGTCCACCACGTCGGGTCGGCCACCCCGGAGACCGTGGCCGGCCTGGCCGCGCGGTACGCCGGGAGCACCGCGGTGCCGGCCGACCCGGCACTGCTCGCCGACTACTTCACGTTCACCGACTTCCCGCACTTCATCGAGGTGTACCTGTCGGTGGTGGACCTGGTCCGGGACGCCGAGGACGTGGCCACGCTCACCTACGACATCGGCGCCGGGCTGGCCGCCCAGGCGGTGCGGTACGCCGAGGTGACGCTCAGCCCGTACTCGTCGATCAAGCGCGGCATCCCGGCCGAGGCGTACTGCGAAGCGGTCGAGGACGCCCGGCGGCGAGCCGCCCGGGATCACGGCATCGAGCTGCGCTGGTGCTTCGACATCCCGGGCCCGCCGTGGCCGGAGTCGGCCGACATGACGCTCGAGGTGGCGCTCAAGCAGCGCCCGGAGGGCCTGATCAGCTTCGGACTCGGCGGTCCGGAGGCCGGGGTGTCCCGGGCGCAGTTCGCCGAGCATTTCGCCGCCGCCCGGGCGGCCGGCCTGCACAGCGTGCCGCACGCCGGCGAGTCGACCGGCCCGCAGGCGATCTGGGAGGCGGTCCGGCACCTCGGGGCGGAACGGATCGGCCACGGCATCGCCGCCGCCCGGGACCCGGAGCTGATGGACCACCTGCGCGAGCACGACATCGCGCTGGAGGTGTGCCCGACCTCGAACGTCTGCACCCGGTCGGTGCCGTCGCTGGCCGAGCATCCACTGCCCGCGCTGGTGGCGGCCGGGGTGCCGGTCACCGTCAACTCGGACGACCCGCCGATGTTCTCCACCACGCTGAACCGGGAGTACCAGGTCGCCGCGGACCTGCTCGACCTGGACGAGCAGGGTCTGGCCGAGCTGGCCCGGCAGGCGGTGCGCTACTCGTTCCTGGACGCCGCCGGCAAGGCGGCTGTGCTGGCCGAGATCGACTCCTACGCCGCCGGCCGCTGA
- a CDS encoding SLATT domain-containing protein, with amino-acid sequence MPTPPESHPSERGFFVLSQQQSGLPPREAIIRFREVVDEDLNWADHRKARFRRRAVAVKVSSLVLAGLSTVALGVDPDGHGRVLALPLVAAVTVLAGLEPYMSWRSRWVSMEEARYELNRLRDEIDFYLVTTTASDQDRKRLARYFADQQRIWRGVSKQWRDFRAADTAAPAAKEQPDATQQ; translated from the coding sequence ATGCCGACCCCGCCCGAGTCGCATCCCTCCGAGCGCGGATTCTTCGTCCTCTCCCAGCAGCAGTCCGGACTTCCACCGCGTGAGGCGATCATCCGCTTCCGAGAGGTGGTGGACGAGGACCTGAACTGGGCCGATCACCGTAAAGCGCGGTTCCGGCGGCGGGCCGTAGCAGTGAAGGTGTCCTCGCTGGTGCTGGCCGGTCTGTCCACGGTGGCGCTGGGCGTCGACCCGGACGGGCACGGCCGCGTGCTGGCGCTACCGCTGGTGGCCGCGGTCACCGTGCTGGCCGGCCTGGAGCCGTACATGAGCTGGCGGAGCCGGTGGGTCTCGATGGAGGAGGCCCGCTACGAGCTGAACCGCCTGCGCGACGAGATCGACTTCTACCTGGTCACCACCACCGCGAGCGACCAGGATCGGAAGCGGCTGGCCCGGTACTTCGCCGATCAGCAGCGGATCTGGCGTGGGGTCAGCAAGCAGTGGCGGGACTTCCGGGCCGCCGACACGGCCGCGCCCGCCGCCAAGGAACAGCCGGATGCCACCCAGCAGTAG
- a CDS encoding pyridoxamine 5'-phosphate oxidase family protein, with translation MDQAVRADRWATVPRLLGEHRYLVLGTADADGNPWATPVFFAADGVQRIVWVSAPGSRHSRNIAVRPTVSITLFDTRVPVGQAEAVYLEATAEVISQGDYGTAIALINAKLPDDRQLAPEDLGPGGPLEVYQATVSRHFVLVRGGDTRFDNVTDARLEVSPPAAS, from the coding sequence ATGGATCAGGCAGTGCGGGCGGACAGGTGGGCGACGGTGCCGCGGCTGCTCGGGGAGCATCGGTACCTGGTGCTCGGGACGGCGGACGCGGACGGGAATCCCTGGGCGACGCCGGTGTTCTTCGCCGCGGACGGGGTGCAGCGGATCGTCTGGGTGTCGGCGCCGGGCAGCCGGCACTCGCGGAACATCGCGGTGCGGCCGACGGTCAGCATCACGCTTTTCGACACGCGGGTGCCGGTCGGGCAGGCCGAGGCCGTCTATCTGGAGGCGACCGCCGAGGTCATTTCCCAAGGCGACTACGGTACGGCCATCGCGCTGATCAACGCCAAGCTGCCGGACGATCGTCAGCTGGCGCCGGAGGATCTCGGGCCGGGCGGGCCGCTGGAGGTCTATCAGGCGACGGTGAGCCGGCATTTCGTGCTGGTGCGCGGCGGGGACACGCGGTTCGACAACGTCACCG